AAACAATAGACGAAATTAAGCCTACAGAAAATGATCATATAGTCATTAAGAGAAGAGATGGCGCATTTCAAGATACAGAATTAAGAGTATGGCTTCAAAGTGAAGGGATCAATACATTGATTTTTTGTGGAGTAGATACTTCTATTTGCGTTGAAACTTCATTACGAGAAGCATTCAATAGTGGATATGACGTAATTGTTGTATCTGACGCTACTGCTTCTGGAATTCATAAACACTATGAAACAACATTAGAAAGGGTACGAGATTATTACGGTTTAGTAGTTGATGTAGAACGTTTCTATAAAATGATAACATCTCTGGAAAATATTAAATCTGGCCAAATGAGCGATAGCGATATATCAGATAAATATGGTAAATTTCTTAAAGAATTCAGTTTACTTGATATCAGAAAAGGTGAAAATTAATGTAAATAATATAGACAGGATGTAGATTTCCATGTGGTAAAAAGAAATAGAGAAGGACGAAATTAGTAGTAAATAGTAATTTTGTCTATCACGAGTTCACTTTGATGGATAAATAAATATAACTAACTTTCAAAAAATCGCCAAATAATTTTACTATCTTTAGGAAATTTTTAAGGTACTCACACGGTTATTTCCCATTACTGTACACGGTCCTTCTGATACTCCTAGAATCATATCAGATTATTAAAGACCAAATCTTATCTTCTTTTTTCTTTCTGAGAAATAACTATAATCCTGAACAATGTCTTTTTCTGGTAGAAATTAATATAGTTAAAGAAAATTTTGAGACGTCTAAATGGACCACCTCTAATTGGATGTGATCGGATCTTAGATGCCAAAATAAGATATGAATCAAAATCTTGTTATTCTAATTCCAATCTTTTTCTTTCACCTTTTATTTATTTGTGAATCCCAACAAAGTAGCAATATGACAGTGGGGGAGGGATTTGAATTGAACCTAGACGTTTATGTTGTTACCTGATCTAAGTATCTCTTCAAATAGATGAGGTGTTGTATATAGACTATTTATTACGGAGTCGGTGTTTGAGCCAGTGTTTGTTATATACATGTTCCCTTTGCAAGCTATTTCAAAATCTATCTCTAACGGGTATCGTGTCTAAAGTCCAATTTATGTCCCAATCAATCACGGAAACAATGTCGGAAAATTGGTTTGGCCACTTACATGTTACGATTGTAAGGATAAGCCCATTTTTGTAGGATAGAAGGCTAATTAATAATTGTCCGAAATAATCAAAGATGTTGAAGAATTAGATAAGATAGGTTTTACATTGAACTTATAAGGAGTTTGAGAAAATAAGAGTGCAGGGTATATTGTCAAGCGTATTACATTTTTAGGAAGATTTTTTATCCACCAGTTTTCTAGAGCAATACATTGTTCAAAATATTTATTCTTAAACAAGGTTCCTGCACAATCACATACAAATCTTATTTTTCCAGTTACAGAGAGCATTGACTCCCTTCTTAAGTATCTAACGAAATTTTCAAGTGGGGCAATGTTATCTGACAATAAATCAATATAGTGTTCTGAAAAATCTATTAACTGAAAATTGTGCTTTTTAACATTCTCCTCATAGTCAATAATTTTACTCAGAAATTGGGATGATAAGCTTTCATTTCCAATTCTTGCTGTGACGTAAATACAGCGATCACCTTGCAACAAACCTTCATTTATAAAGTCAGATAATGCCCAAGTCATGGAATCATTTAGGAAAAGTTCTTTGTCATCCACTTTCATCAAATCCTGAGATAATTTCTTGTTTATATTATCACCGTTAGTTAAACAGATGTAGTGATTACGAAATGGATTATGGAAAAGATTATTGTTACCATTACCACTATTACTGTTTAATCCATTAGTCCAAACTAAGCCGTGATTTAAGCTCAATAGTGCATGCTGCTGGGGATTCATTCTTTCAATGTCTTTTCTGTTATACGCATAGATTGTAGAGATTGGAAAAGACAAATAGCTTTGGAGTAACTCACCGAATTTGATTAACGCGTTTTCGAACTTCTCTATCAGATATTCATCAGCCTCAACAAAAACTCTCAATCCCTTTTTTTTCATCTTCCTTGCATTTGAAACAATTTTTTCCCATTCTGCAAGGAACTTTTCAGCGTTAAAATCGCTATAGTGGTAGTGGTACCAATTTGATAGTGGAGTGATTACAACACTGTTGTTACTTTCCATTCGTTTAGTATCGTCTTTTCCAAATTCACTGTAAATCTTGCGATAGAGTTTATGTATTGATGGTTCTTCTAGCATTATTAAAACAAATTCGTTGTTATGCAAACCTTCCTTTAGAAATGAAAAGCAATCATCTATCTCCGTGTCTTTGTTTGGATATACTACAAAAATATGGCTATCATTACCCAACAAATTAGTCAGATTCACATTAGTTCACCTTAGTACAAATAGAAACATCAGTAATGCATCATATCTAAAGTTAACTTTAATTCTCCTAATTCTCTATTTATTGCCTCTCTATCAGATTCATCTTTTGCATACTTCAGTAACCTATTGCAGGCCTGGATTTGTGCCAATATTATCTCTCTTTTATCAAGACATAGGCTATGAGATGATTCTATAAAATGATAGGTAATGCTCTTTTTCTTACTGTACCCACAGGTCTTTGCTTCTATCAAGAATGGTGTCTCAGATTCTAAGATGTTCAATTTTGTCACCTTTTAAATGAAGTTTAAGACTAAAATACATCGAGTCTTTGATCCTCTCATATATTTAATACTTTTTGAATTCAATGTTATTGATAGTGGTTATATCCCATAATTATATAAAAACAAGGATTCATTTGCAATAAAACGATTTAAAATCATGACAATAATTACAAAACTATTATTCTAGTGTAACGATCTATAACTATGACCAAGGCAATTAAGAACAACTTACGCCAAAGGGCCGGGTCAGGTAGCGAAAGCATTACTTTGCGATTTGACAAGGCCACAATGAACGAATTGCGTAACGAAGCCGAACTCAAATTGGAAAGCGTTAACACGCTCCTAAATCAAATAGTCAAGGCTTATACTTTATGGCATAAGCCGGCTGCGAGCACAGGACTGATTTACATTAACAAATACCTTTATAGAGATATTTTAGAAAATTTATCAGATGAACAGATAAAAGAAGTTGCTAACAAATTCGTCAGACATTACTTTATTGATATGATAGAAATGTTTGATAACACCGTGTCGTCCCATGGGTACATTGGAATCCTGCTAAAATGGATTGAAATATCAGAATTCAAATATCGGATTTATGAAGACAGGCAATTAGATTATACAACATACAAGTTTCAATTTGACTTGGGATTAAAGTTTAGCCAATTTATGGCTAATTTAATAAGAAACACGATGGAATCTTTAGGTCAGACTGGCATAAAGGTCGAGGTAACAGAACACTTGGTTATACTTAGGCTCCCAAAGTCAATCCTTTGAAAGATATTATTTTTAGAAATTGTATTTGTTTGCAAGGCATTACGCTATCTTATCTTATCTTATCTTATCTTATCTATTACCATGTTGAGATTTAGATTCTGTTAATACGGATAATGGGTCAGTTGTATGATGGTGCATTAACCAAAGAAAATTACATAGATAGTATATAAGGAAAGTTAGATTTGTCAACATTGAGATACTTGATGAGAAACTGTACATGGAATTAGATGGTGACAAGGACAAAGAAAGAGACAAATTAGTAGTATTTTCATCAAGGTTGTTAGAGTAAGACATTCTAGTTATTACCTCGACTAAATTGGAAGTATAATAACAAGAGCCAACTTACGCACATGCCATTTCTATACTTATTTTTCAACTGAAATATTTAACCCCATATAAAAAATGGGGCCAGAGGTTTGTGA
This Candidatus Nitrosocosmicus oleophilus DNA region includes the following protein-coding sequences:
- a CDS encoding cysteine hydrolase family protein, with translation MFQVSAGSQTFNLGLIVVDMQNGFVSKGGSYDLLGMNTQEYQKIIPKTKELIAFCRSKGIPIFYTEAVREASGIDLLTRVHRLLPLAREERLKVPITVRGTWDAQTIDEIKPTENDHIVIKRRDGAFQDTELRVWLQSEGINTLIFCGVDTSICVETSLREAFNSGYDVIVVSDATASGIHKHYETTLERVRDYYGLVVDVERFYKMITSLENIKSGQMSDSDISDKYGKFLKEFSLLDIRKGEN
- a CDS encoding MEDS domain-containing protein — its product is MNLTNLLGNDSHIFVVYPNKDTEIDDCFSFLKEGLHNNEFVLIMLEEPSIHKLYRKIYSEFGKDDTKRMESNNSVVITPLSNWYHYHYSDFNAEKFLAEWEKIVSNARKMKKKGLRVFVEADEYLIEKFENALIKFGELLQSYLSFPISTIYAYNRKDIERMNPQQHALLSLNHGLVWTNGLNSNSGNGNNNLFHNPFRNHYICLTNGDNINKKLSQDLMKVDDKELFLNDSMTWALSDFINEGLLQGDRCIYVTARIGNESLSSQFLSKIIDYEENVKKHNFQLIDFSEHYIDLLSDNIAPLENFVRYLRRESMLSVTGKIRFVCDCAGTLFKNKYFEQCIALENWWIKNLPKNVIRLTIYPALLFSQTPYKFNVKPILSNSSTSLIISDNY